One Thermodesulfobacteriota bacterium DNA segment encodes these proteins:
- a CDS encoding Rieske (2Fe-2S) protein: protein MEKVDRKRRGFLGAVAAGAAALASLLFLRKFLSPRLPAKSASFSVPAAEVPRHGALVYNERRVAVIRDETGYHAIGLSCTHLGCTVAVTPGELVCPCHGSVFDRRGNVLKGPADKPLPRYAVEEKGDRLLVYL, encoded by the coding sequence ATGGAGAAGGTGGACCGAAAGCGTAGAGGCTTCCTCGGGGCGGTAGCGGCGGGCGCCGCGGCGCTCGCCTCCCTGTTGTTCCTGAGGAAGTTCCTCTCCCCGCGGCTGCCGGCGAAAAGCGCCTCGTTTTCGGTGCCCGCGGCCGAGGTGCCGCGGCACGGCGCGCTCGTGTACAACGAGCGGCGGGTGGCGGTCATCCGGGACGAAACGGGGTACCATGCCATCGGGCTTTCGTGCACGCATCTCGGGTGCACGGTTGCGGTGACTCCCGGGGAACTGGTCTGCCCCTGCCACGGAAGCGTGTTCGACCGGAGGGGGAACGTGCTCAAGGGGCCGGCGGACAAGCCCCTGCCGCGATACGCCGTGGAGGAAAAAGGGGACCGGCTCCTGGTCTACCTGTAG